The DNA window CGGCACCAGCAGCTTTTCCAGCCCGAAAATAGCCTCGTCACGGCTCTGAAACGTCAGATCGTACTCCTTCGACATCACTATGGCCTCTTCCGGACAGACCTCTTCACAGTAGCCGCAGTAGATGCACCGGAGCATATTGATCTCGAACCAGGCCGGCTCCCGCTCTTTGACGTCGTCCACCTCTTTCGCCTGCATCGAGATGGCCAGGGGTGGGCAGGCCCGGGCGCACAACCCGCAGGCCACACAGCGTGGCCGTCCGTTTTCCTCGACCAGCACGGGTCGTCCCCGGTAACTATCCGGCGGATACCACTGCTCGTCCGGATACTGAAACGTGTAAAGCGGCGAGCGCATCTTGCGCCAGGTGTAGACCAGACCCTTGACAACAGTCGGGAGATAGAGCCGCTCCCAGAAATTCAGTTTGCGCTCGTTGGGTGTAGCCAGGTTGGCAGGCTTTCCAGGCATGGGTTGTGCGTATTTGTTTCGTTCAGCACACCGGGCGGTAAACGTCGAAGCAGGCCCTCAGGGTTCGCTCCGCTTTCACTTTTGCCGAAACACAAGGGTCAGGGGCACGCCCTCAAAGCCAAAAGCAGCTCGAATCCGCTTTTCCAGATAGCGCCGGTATGGCTCTTTAACACCCTCCGGATAATTGCAGAAAAAGGCAAACACAGGCGGCGCTGTCTCAACCTGCGTCACGTACTTGATTTTTACCGGACGTCCCCGATAAGTAGGCGGGTGTTGCTGCCGAATGGCTTCCTGCAACACCTCGTTGAGCTGACTGGTAGCAATGCGCTGTTGCCGATTCTCATACACGCGCAAGGCTTCCTCAAGTACACGATGGATACGCTGGCGCGTCCTGGCCGAAATAAACACCAACGGCACATGCACCCAGGTCGGCAACCGGTGGCGAATCGCTTCCTCCCATATTTTCATCGTGTTGGCGTCTTTTTCGACCAAATCCCACTTGTTTACCACCAGCACCATGCCCTTGCGCAGTGCTTCGGCCTGACGTAAAATGCGGATATCCTGAGCCGTCAGTCCTTCGGTGGCGTCGATCAATGTAATGGCCACGTCGCATTCGCGCAGTGCTCGCTCGGTGCGCAGCGTCGCATAGAACTCAATATTTTCCCGAATGCGCGAACGGCGCCGCAGACCAGCGGTATCAACCAGTACGATCTCCCGTCCGTAGTACTTGAGCACCGAATGCACCGCATCACGCGTAGTGCCGCTGACCTCGGTTACAATCGAACGCTCCTGCCCGAGCAAAGCGTTTGTTAGTGACGACTTGCCTACATTGGGCCGACCCACGATCGCCAGACGGGGGCGCTCATCGGTTTCCACTCCACTGTCACGGGCCGGCAGCCGTTGCACCAGGGCATCAAGCAGCTCACCGGTTCCTCGCCCACTCAAAGCACTGATCGGATAGACCTCAGAAAGGCCAAGCTGATAAAAAGTGCTGGCCTCCCAGGTACGTTCGTCATTATCGGCCTTATTGGCCACGACAAAGACCGGCTTTTGCGTACGCCGGAGCAGCTCGGCCAATGCATCGTCCAGGTCGGTCACCCCGGTGGTTACATCGACCATAAACAGAATGGCATCGGCCTCTTCGATGGCGATCTGCACCTGTTCCCGAATCGCCTGTTCGAAGACGTCCGAGGTGTTGGGTACGTACCCACCGGTATCGACAACCGAAAAGCGCACGCCATTCCATTCGGCCGTGCCGTAGACGCGATCGCGTGTTACGCCCGGCTGGTCATGTGTGATGGCTTCATGCGAACGGGTCAGCCGGTTGAAAAAGGTCGATTTTCCAACGTTTGGCCGTCCCACAATGGCAACCAGCGCCATGATTCCACATCCCAGAGTTTAGTCCGGCGCGTAGAAGCCTTCAGCCGGTCATTTCGTTCCCGACGCTACCGACGGTCTTGATGCTCAAGATGCAACGCGCGGAAGAGCATGTAGGCAGCCTGGCCGGTTTCGCGCGTAAAGATGTAGTTGATGCCGGCGCCCACGGCCATCCCGGCCAGCGGAATGAGCTGACCCAGCTTGCGACGCGCCAGGTTTTTGACCAGTTCACGGGGCAGGTGTCGGTTCTGCTCGCGCACGAAGTCGCGTGTGCGTCCCTGATAGGAAGCGCCCCGGGCCAGCAGAGCGGCCGCCACACTCACCTCCCGCCAGGCCGCTTGCCGGGCTTCCGATGTACCAGCCGCCGCCGCATTAAAAATCGCCAGTACCAACGGCCGATACGCTGGATCCTGCACGCGAAAGCCATACACGGCCCCGATCTGCTGAATCAATCTCAGGTTGATTCCGAAAAGCAGCGGCACGTCGGCAACGGCCAGCGTAAAGCCCCCCAGACC is part of the Rhodothermus sp. genome and encodes:
- a CDS encoding EcsC family protein is translated as MPLTYDEAARQEIERWVRSGGPLWQEAFDWAMRPMDWLIERVTPATWRAQLDAAVARFLETLHDVAGWTYNEQYVLEAVRKAGIAGDRIEALRTESLERLDPVARSFFDQHAVLAALEGAGTGLGGFTLAVADVPLLFGINLRLIQQIGAVYGFRVQDPAYRPLVLAIFNAAAAGTSEARQAAWREVSVAAALLARGASYQGRTRDFVREQNRHLPRELVKNLARRKLGQLIPLAGMAVGAGINYIFTRETGQAAYMLFRALHLEHQDRR
- the der gene encoding ribosome biogenesis GTPase Der translates to MALVAIVGRPNVGKSTFFNRLTRSHEAITHDQPGVTRDRVYGTAEWNGVRFSVVDTGGYVPNTSDVFEQAIREQVQIAIEEADAILFMVDVTTGVTDLDDALAELLRRTQKPVFVVANKADNDERTWEASTFYQLGLSEVYPISALSGRGTGELLDALVQRLPARDSGVETDERPRLAIVGRPNVGKSSLTNALLGQERSIVTEVSGTTRDAVHSVLKYYGREIVLVDTAGLRRRSRIRENIEFYATLRTERALRECDVAITLIDATEGLTAQDIRILRQAEALRKGMVLVVNKWDLVEKDANTMKIWEEAIRHRLPTWVHVPLVFISARTRQRIHRVLEEALRVYENRQQRIATSQLNEVLQEAIRQQHPPTYRGRPVKIKYVTQVETAPPVFAFFCNYPEGVKEPYRRYLEKRIRAAFGFEGVPLTLVFRQK
- a CDS encoding NADH-quinone oxidoreductase subunit I, translated to MPGKPANLATPNERKLNFWERLYLPTVVKGLVYTWRKMRSPLYTFQYPDEQWYPPDSYRGRPVLVEENGRPRCVACGLCARACPPLAISMQAKEVDDVKEREPAWFEINMLRCIYCGYCEEVCPEEAIVMSKEYDLTFQSRDEAIFGLEKLLVPAERLKDRLEWLKRYKNPQYGQFWEFRKENNLHSLKDRPFLKWLLEAEGLEELRSTHLRPEEPVATQQSWGGVRAEG